In one Pirellulales bacterium genomic region, the following are encoded:
- a CDS encoding beta-ketoacyl-[acyl-carrier-protein] synthase family protein has product MTARARSCRPEPIVITGIGMIASLGDDRETVWRGVRQGQSGIRSLAGLPDVPQSISIGAPVTIEREFAGQLKWITLNLRAAEEALGDAEVDLRRVDLDRFGCAISGHMGDAGWFDERRGAPPLSERRAVPWWHQWFPNTACATVANRHGLLGPRLCHSTACASGLVEVLSAARSIQDGQCDIALAGSAEAFDPLFAAGFRAMRVLAHHDDPQQASRPFDSRRSGFVMGEGAAIFVLERLSHALRRDARIYAEIAGGKMQAEAHHITGMDAESETLAYLIGATLQRAGIGPADLGYINAHGTGTQQNDIVETRGIRRALGRAADRICLSSTKSMLGHLVNAAGSVELAITTLAMRDGFAPPTANLTDPDPECDLDCIPLVGRKTQFEHALKLSVAFGGHMAAVVLRRWPEAASGSLAEQRAA; this is encoded by the coding sequence TTGACGGCACGCGCTCGCTCCTGCCGTCCCGAGCCGATCGTCATCACTGGCATCGGCATGATCGCCTCCCTCGGAGACGACCGAGAGACGGTGTGGCGAGGCGTGCGCCAGGGGCAGAGCGGCATTCGCTCCTTGGCCGGCTTGCCCGACGTGCCCCAAAGCATCTCGATCGGCGCCCCCGTCACGATCGAGCGTGAGTTTGCCGGGCAACTCAAGTGGATCACGCTCAATCTCCGGGCGGCGGAGGAAGCACTGGGCGACGCGGAGGTCGACTTGCGGCGCGTCGATCTGGACCGCTTCGGCTGCGCCATCAGCGGGCACATGGGCGACGCCGGCTGGTTCGACGAGCGGCGCGGCGCGCCGCCGTTGTCCGAGCGGCGCGCCGTTCCCTGGTGGCACCAATGGTTTCCGAACACCGCCTGCGCGACGGTCGCCAACCGGCACGGACTGCTGGGTCCCCGGCTGTGCCATTCCACGGCCTGCGCCAGCGGACTGGTCGAGGTGCTTTCGGCCGCCCGAAGCATTCAGGACGGACAGTGCGACATCGCCTTGGCGGGCAGCGCGGAGGCGTTCGATCCACTATTCGCCGCCGGATTTCGCGCCATGCGCGTGCTGGCCCATCACGACGACCCGCAGCAGGCGTCTCGGCCTTTCGACAGCCGCCGCAGCGGTTTTGTGATGGGAGAGGGCGCCGCCATTTTCGTGCTGGAACGTCTCAGCCACGCCCTGCGCCGAGACGCCCGGATCTACGCCGAGATCGCCGGCGGCAAGATGCAGGCCGAGGCGCACCACATTACCGGCATGGACGCCGAGAGCGAAACGCTGGCTTATCTGATCGGTGCCACATTGCAGCGGGCCGGCATTGGCCCCGCTGACCTGGGGTACATCAACGCGCATGGCACCGGCACGCAGCAAAACGACATTGTCGAGACGCGGGGCATCCGCCGGGCACTGGGGCGCGCCGCCGACCGCATCTGCCTCAGTTCGACCAAATCGATGCTTGGCCACCTGGTGAACGCGGCCGGCAGCGTCGAACTGGCGATTACGACGCTGGCCATGCGCGACGGCTTTGCCCCGCCCACGGCGAACTTGACCGACCCCGACCCGGAGTGCGATCTCGATTGCATTCCGCTGGTCGGCCGCAAGACGCAGTTCGAGCACGCCTTGAAACTTTCCGTGGCGTTCGGCGGGCACATGGCGGCCGTCGTGCTGCGCCGCTGGCCCGAGGCGGCCTCGGGCAGCCTGGCCGAGCAACGGGCTGCGTAG
- a CDS encoding division/cell wall cluster transcriptional repressor MraZ, producing MPDVNEFILGEFQRTFDERYRLAIPTELLAAMGGEQEELILAKERPGCLSLWSARQWQSKLTAGVDLVQAKMRAGKLEGKLGQVQLLGRLLSSRHRTVQLAARGRLIVPEGFREFLHAEPGSDVMIVGAAVCVEIWNPKAWMTYLEGRMPRFRRLFDRLSS from the coding sequence ATGCCCGACGTAAACGAGTTCATTCTGGGGGAATTTCAGCGGACGTTCGACGAACGTTACCGGCTGGCGATTCCCACCGAGTTACTCGCCGCGATGGGCGGTGAGCAGGAAGAGTTGATTTTGGCCAAGGAACGGCCGGGTTGCTTGAGCCTTTGGAGTGCTCGACAGTGGCAAAGCAAGTTGACGGCCGGCGTGGACCTTGTGCAGGCGAAGATGCGCGCCGGAAAGCTGGAAGGCAAGCTGGGGCAAGTGCAGCTTTTAGGTCGTTTGCTCTCGTCGCGTCATCGCACGGTGCAGCTTGCCGCCCGCGGCCGGCTGATTGTGCCCGAAGGCTTTCGCGAGTTTTTGCACGCGGAGCCGGGCAGCGACGTCATGATTGTGGGGGCGGCGGTGTGCGTGGAGATCTGGAACCCCAAAGCCTGGATGACCTATCTCGAAGGCCGCATGCCCCGTTTCCGGCGTCTGTTCGATCGCCTCTCAAGTTAG
- a CDS encoding DUF1844 domain-containing protein: protein MSSQPSGDPQPKSKLIVDEDWKSQAQAEKEALDRQLHQAPPQVQAETAALFPPATLAVLLTTMATQALVSLGQIPHPVSGKPEVHLEEAKHFIDTLEMLEQKTTGNRTDEETRLFDNLLHELRMAYVEVKAHLPEK from the coding sequence GTGAGCTCGCAACCCTCTGGAGATCCACAACCCAAGTCCAAGCTGATCGTCGATGAAGACTGGAAGAGCCAGGCCCAAGCCGAAAAAGAGGCGCTGGATCGGCAACTTCATCAAGCGCCGCCCCAGGTCCAGGCCGAAACTGCGGCTCTGTTTCCGCCGGCGACGCTGGCCGTATTGCTGACCACGATGGCCACGCAAGCCTTGGTTTCGCTGGGACAGATTCCGCATCCCGTTTCCGGCAAGCCCGAAGTGCATCTCGAAGAGGCCAAGCACTTCATCGACACGCTGGAGATGTTGGAGCAGAAGACGACCGGCAACCGCACGGACGAAGAGACGCGGCTGTTCGACAACCTGCTGCACGAGCTGCGGATGGCCTACGTGGAAGTCAAAGCCCACCTTCCGGAGAAATGA
- a CDS encoding CTP synthase has protein sequence MTKFIFVTGGVVSSLGKGLTSASIGMLLEQRGLRVRMQKFDPYINVDPGTMSPYQHGEVYVLDDGSETDLDLGHYERFTHSPLTRDSNYTTGQIYLSVINKERRGEFLGKTVQVIPHVTNEIKSCIHKLAGEAVDVVITEIGGTVGDIESQPFMEAIRQFSLDVGKEHCLYIHLTLVPYLKAAGELKTKPTQHSVRELRQIGIQPDVLVCRTERSLSREDREKIGLFCNVPREAVIEEKDKDFSIYEVPLSLVDNGLDELIVKRLGLSAGPIDLDDWRDLLHKLRNPEHEISIAVVGKYAEHRDAYKSIYEALDHAGVANLAQVRVQRIQSEDVEREGPERLLSGYDGMLVPGGFGERGIEGKVEAIRFAREREMPFLGICLGMQCAVIEFARNEVGLSGAHSTEFNKDTPHPVICLLDEQRTIIDKGGTMRLGAQEALLDPTSRAAAAYGTTMIHERHRHRYEFNNVYRQQFAANGMLFAATNHDGSLVEIIELPGHPWFVAVQFHPEFKSKPTAAHPLFACFVAAALERHAARSERTRELEMP, from the coding sequence ATGACCAAATTTATTTTCGTGACCGGCGGCGTCGTCAGCTCGCTCGGCAAAGGGCTGACCAGCGCCTCGATCGGCATGCTGCTGGAGCAGCGCGGCCTGCGGGTGCGAATGCAGAAGTTCGACCCCTACATCAACGTCGATCCAGGCACGATGAGCCCCTACCAGCACGGCGAAGTCTACGTGCTCGACGACGGCAGCGAGACCGACCTCGACCTGGGCCACTACGAACGGTTCACCCATAGCCCGCTCACCCGCGACTCGAATTACACCACCGGGCAAATCTACCTTTCCGTGATCAACAAAGAGCGGCGGGGCGAGTTTCTGGGCAAGACCGTGCAGGTCATTCCGCACGTCACCAATGAGATCAAGTCGTGCATCCACAAGCTGGCGGGCGAGGCCGTCGATGTGGTCATCACCGAGATCGGCGGCACGGTGGGCGATATCGAGAGCCAGCCGTTTATGGAGGCCATCCGCCAGTTCTCGCTCGACGTGGGCAAGGAACACTGCCTCTATATTCACCTCACGCTGGTGCCTTATTTGAAAGCGGCCGGCGAACTGAAGACCAAGCCCACGCAGCATTCCGTTCGGGAGCTGCGACAGATCGGCATTCAGCCCGATGTCCTGGTTTGCCGCACCGAACGCTCGCTCAGCCGCGAAGACCGCGAAAAGATCGGCCTGTTTTGCAACGTGCCGCGCGAGGCGGTCATCGAAGAGAAGGACAAGGATTTCTCGATTTACGAGGTGCCGTTGAGCCTGGTCGACAACGGACTCGATGAGCTGATCGTGAAGCGGCTCGGTCTGTCGGCCGGGCCGATCGACCTGGACGATTGGCGCGACCTGTTGCACAAGCTGCGAAACCCGGAGCACGAAATCAGCATCGCCGTGGTCGGTAAATACGCCGAGCACCGCGACGCCTACAAGTCGATCTACGAAGCGCTCGACCACGCCGGCGTGGCCAACCTGGCCCAGGTCCGCGTGCAGCGGATTCAGAGCGAGGACGTGGAGCGCGAGGGGCCCGAGCGGCTGCTGTCGGGCTACGACGGCATGCTCGTGCCCGGCGGTTTTGGCGAGCGCGGCATCGAAGGCAAGGTCGAGGCGATCCGTTTTGCCCGCGAGCGGGAGATGCCGTTTTTGGGCATCTGCCTGGGCATGCAATGCGCGGTGATCGAGTTTGCTCGGAACGAAGTGGGCCTGTCGGGAGCGCATTCGACGGAGTTCAACAAAGACACGCCCCACCCGGTGATCTGTCTGCTCGACGAGCAGCGGACGATCATCGACAAGGGGGGCACGATGCGGCTGGGCGCCCAGGAGGCGTTGCTCGATCCGACCAGCCGGGCGGCGGCCGCTTACGGCACCACCATGATTCACGAACGGCACCGCCATCGCTATGAGTTCAATAATGTCTACCGGCAGCAGTTCGCGGCCAACGGGATGCTGTTTGCGGCCACGAATCACGACGGTTCGCTGGTGGAGATCATCGAGTTGCCGGGCCATCCCTGGTTTGTGGCCGTGCAGTTTCACCCGGAATTCAAGAGCAAGCCGACGGCCGCGCATCCGCTGTTCGCGTGCTTTGTGGCGGCGGCTTTGGAGCGACATGCCGCTCGCAGTGAACGGACGAGGGAACTGGAAATGCCGTGA
- a CDS encoding helix-turn-helix transcriptional regulator, producing the protein MKNDRNHKNKDAKARARVEWTVEDRARHRAIREMFRDWHPSPEELIASGEGANFDLQGEYRDLRPFVDEIKRAREAAGLTLAEVSRRCGIDQPALSRLENGHNKNPTLDTLWRYAAAVGRRLILSTAAVPDTRPQHSKARRVAAARKK; encoded by the coding sequence ATGAAGAACGATCGGAATCATAAGAACAAGGACGCCAAGGCTCGGGCGCGGGTCGAGTGGACTGTCGAAGACCGTGCGCGGCACCGGGCTATCCGAGAGATGTTCCGCGACTGGCATCCGTCGCCCGAAGAGTTGATCGCCAGCGGCGAGGGGGCAAATTTCGATTTGCAGGGCGAATATCGCGACTTGCGGCCGTTTGTCGATGAGATCAAGCGGGCCCGGGAAGCGGCGGGACTCACGCTGGCTGAGGTGTCGCGGCGCTGTGGTATCGACCAACCGGCCCTCTCGCGCCTGGAAAACGGCCACAACAAAAACCCGACGCTCGACACACTCTGGCGTTACGCGGCCGCCGTCGGGCGGCGGCTCATCCTCTCCACCGCAGCGGTCCCCGACACGCGCCCGCAGCACAGCAAAGCCAGGCGAGTCGCCGCCGCGCGAAAAAAGTGA
- a CDS encoding DUF1501 domain-containing protein, producing the protein MSCFAPLIFSEFGRRLRENGQRGTDHGAAAPVLLAGQPVKGGFLGGPPDLTKLDAGDVAYQVDYRDLYASLLRQWLDIDPTPILGARVTSLEVI; encoded by the coding sequence GTGTCTTGCTTCGCCCCCCTCATATTTTCCGAGTTCGGCCGCCGCCTGCGCGAGAACGGCCAGCGAGGGACCGATCACGGAGCGGCGGCGCCGGTGCTGCTGGCCGGCCAGCCCGTCAAGGGCGGCTTTCTGGGCGGCCCACCCGATCTGACGAAGCTCGACGCGGGCGACGTGGCCTACCAGGTCGACTATCGCGATCTTTACGCGTCCCTGCTGCGACAATGGCTCGATATCGATCCCACGCCGATTCTTGGCGCGCGGGTCACGTCGCTGGAAGTCATTTGA
- a CDS encoding preprotein translocase subunit SecA, with product MSFALQLNPLAGTLAQRRLAGWQGLLPQITAAEAALQRLSDHDLRKQSLSLRYRAKSQEPLDRLLPEAYAIVREAGRRTINMRHFDVQILGGIAMHHHSIVEMQTGEGKTLTATLPVYLHALAGRGVQLATVNDYLARRDAEWMGPIYDLLGMTVGVIETQMPQPARRKAYACDVTYGTAKEFGFDFLRDRLLLRRISEGLTDFLGGMLGHQGSSAEEPVQRAANFVVVDEADSILIDEARTPLIISALPTDEERIAVECYRWSAKVADEFEDEEDYTYDHEKQSVELTPEGRQLVRSLPKPPVMDAVGMFTIYEYIERAIKVNRAFVLDRQYVVRDGEIVIVDEYTGRLSEGRKWRDGIHQAIEAKEGVEVTVAAGQAARVTVQDFFLRYEQLTGMTGTAVSSAGELRKIYEVNVVAIPTNRPAIRTRYPDRVFGTAEQKWLAIVEEVRELHAQGRPILIGTRSIDKSVLLSELLKKAGIEHRVLNANQIAEEADIVARAGLRGKVTVSTNMAGRGTDIKLGEDVAGLGGLHVMLTEMHDSARIDRQLIGRCGRQGDPGTYRQYLSLEDDILLAGLGPDKAEKLEELGQSSPGPFDHLGRLFRKAQRIIERRHFRDRRVLMYYEKERQKLQKQMGQDTYLDTAG from the coding sequence GTGAGCTTTGCCCTTCAACTCAACCCCTTGGCCGGCACCCTGGCACAGCGGCGGCTGGCCGGTTGGCAGGGGCTGTTGCCCCAAATCACCGCCGCCGAAGCCGCCCTGCAACGGCTCAGCGATCACGACCTGCGCAAGCAGAGCCTGTCGCTGCGGTACCGCGCCAAGAGCCAGGAGCCACTCGACCGGCTCCTGCCCGAAGCATACGCGATCGTCCGAGAGGCCGGCCGACGCACCATCAACATGCGTCACTTCGACGTGCAGATCCTGGGCGGCATCGCCATGCACCACCATTCGATCGTGGAGATGCAGACGGGCGAAGGCAAGACGCTTACCGCCACGCTGCCGGTCTATCTGCACGCCTTGGCGGGCCGGGGCGTGCAGCTTGCCACGGTGAACGACTACCTGGCCCGCCGCGACGCGGAGTGGATGGGGCCGATCTACGACCTGCTGGGCATGACCGTGGGCGTCATCGAGACGCAGATGCCGCAGCCCGCCCGGCGCAAGGCCTATGCCTGCGACGTGACCTATGGGACGGCGAAAGAGTTCGGTTTCGATTTCTTGCGAGACCGCCTGCTGTTGCGGCGGATCAGCGAAGGCCTGACGGATTTCTTGGGCGGCATGCTGGGACATCAGGGAAGTTCGGCGGAAGAGCCGGTGCAGCGGGCCGCCAACTTCGTGGTGGTCGACGAAGCCGACAGCATCTTGATCGACGAAGCCCGCACGCCGTTGATCATCAGCGCCTTGCCGACCGACGAAGAACGCATCGCCGTCGAGTGCTATCGTTGGAGCGCCAAGGTCGCCGACGAGTTTGAGGATGAAGAAGATTATACCTACGACCACGAGAAACAATCGGTGGAGCTCACGCCCGAAGGCCGGCAGTTGGTCCGCTCGTTGCCCAAGCCGCCGGTCATGGACGCGGTGGGCATGTTCACGATCTACGAGTACATCGAGCGGGCGATCAAGGTCAACCGGGCCTTCGTTCTCGACCGCCAATATGTGGTCCGCGACGGCGAGATCGTGATCGTCGATGAGTACACCGGGCGTCTCTCCGAAGGCCGCAAATGGCGCGACGGCATTCACCAGGCCATCGAAGCCAAGGAAGGCGTGGAGGTGACGGTGGCGGCCGGCCAGGCCGCGCGGGTCACGGTGCAAGACTTTTTTCTGCGTTACGAGCAGCTCACGGGCATGACCGGCACGGCCGTCAGCTCGGCCGGCGAGCTGCGCAAGATCTACGAAGTCAACGTGGTGGCGATCCCCACCAACCGCCCGGCCATTCGCACGCGCTATCCCGACCGGGTCTTCGGCACGGCCGAGCAAAAATGGCTGGCCATCGTGGAAGAAGTGCGGGAGCTGCATGCCCAGGGCCGGCCGATCCTGATCGGCACGCGCTCGATCGACAAATCGGTGCTGCTCTCGGAATTGCTCAAGAAGGCCGGCATCGAGCACCGGGTGCTGAACGCCAACCAGATCGCGGAGGAGGCCGACATCGTGGCCCGCGCCGGCCTGCGCGGCAAAGTCACCGTCTCGACCAACATGGCCGGACGCGGCACCGACATCAAGCTGGGCGAAGACGTCGCCGGTCTGGGCGGCTTGCACGTCATGCTGACCGAAATGCACGACTCGGCCCGCATCGACCGGCAGTTGATCGGCCGCTGCGGACGCCAAGGCGATCCGGGCACGTACCGTCAGTACCTGTCGCTGGAAGACGACATCTTGCTGGCCGGCCTCGGCCCCGACAAGGCCGAGAAGCTGGAGGAGCTGGGCCAGAGCTCACCCGGTCCGTTCGACCACCTGGGCCGGCTGTTCCGCAAGGCGCAACGGATTATCGAGCGCCGCCATTTCCGCGACCGCCGCGTGCTGATGTACTACGAAAAAGAGCGGCAGAAACTGCAAAAGCAGATGGGACAGGACACGTATCTGGACACGGCAGGGTAG
- the proB gene encoding glutamate 5-kinase codes for MPDPLRQAVAAAAHLIVLKVGTRILTRADGRLNEERIAALADEIHQALNLGRKVVLVSSGAVGAGMGALGLTQRPRDLAHLQAVAAVGQCQLVQTYDRSLRAFGRHAAQVLLIADDLDDRTRYLNVRNTLLTLLEYGAVPIINENDTVSVEELQTTFGDNDRLAAMVTNLLRAPLLVLLSDVDGLYDGDPQVAESKLISTVTRLDESVFGLVRDRRTGLSKGGMASKLAAAKTAALAGENVIIANGREPGALARILSGEMVGTLVAAQGQTITSWKRWIGFTAQPRGQLVLDDGARRAIEKQGRSLLAIGIVDCVGDFNKGDVVALRDQSGSAFARGLTNYAAADVLRIKGLKTDAIAAALGHCPYQEVIHRDNMALTG; via the coding sequence ATGCCCGATCCACTTCGCCAGGCGGTGGCCGCCGCGGCCCATCTGATCGTGCTCAAAGTCGGCACGCGCATCCTCACCCGCGCCGACGGCCGGCTCAATGAAGAACGAATCGCCGCGTTGGCCGACGAGATTCACCAGGCCCTCAACCTGGGACGCAAGGTGGTGCTGGTCAGCTCCGGCGCGGTGGGGGCCGGCATGGGCGCCTTGGGACTCACCCAGCGGCCCCGCGACCTGGCCCACCTGCAAGCCGTGGCCGCGGTCGGCCAGTGCCAGCTCGTCCAGACCTACGACCGCTCTCTGCGGGCCTTCGGCCGCCACGCCGCGCAGGTGCTGTTGATCGCCGACGATCTCGACGACCGCACGCGCTATCTGAACGTCCGCAATACGCTGCTTACGTTGCTGGAGTACGGCGCCGTGCCGATCATCAACGAGAACGACACCGTGAGCGTGGAGGAGCTGCAAACCACCTTCGGCGACAACGACCGGCTGGCCGCGATGGTCACCAACTTGCTGCGGGCGCCGCTGCTGGTGCTGTTGTCGGACGTCGACGGGCTTTACGACGGCGACCCGCAGGTTGCGGAGTCGAAACTGATTTCCACCGTGACCAGGCTCGACGAGTCGGTGTTTGGCTTGGTGCGCGACCGCCGCACGGGGCTGAGCAAAGGGGGCATGGCCAGCAAGTTGGCGGCCGCCAAGACCGCGGCCCTGGCCGGCGAAAACGTGATCATCGCCAACGGCCGCGAGCCGGGCGCCTTGGCCCGCATTCTGTCGGGCGAGATGGTCGGCACGCTGGTCGCCGCGCAGGGCCAGACGATTACTTCCTGGAAACGCTGGATCGGCTTTACCGCCCAACCGCGCGGCCAGCTTGTGCTCGACGACGGTGCCCGGCGGGCGATCGAAAAGCAGGGCCGCAGCCTGTTGGCCATCGGCATCGTCGATTGCGTGGGCGACTTCAACAAAGGTGACGTAGTGGCCCTGCGGGACCAAAGCGGAAGCGCGTTTGCCCGCGGATTGACCAACTACGCGGCGGCCGACGTGTTGCGCATCAAGGGCCTGAAGACCGACGCCATCGCCGCGGCCCTGGGGCATTGTCCCTATCAAGAAGTGATCCACCGCGACAACATGGCGCTGACCGGGTAG
- a CDS encoding proton-conducting transporter membrane subunit, with protein sequence MLGDLIIIPAAAAALAALTPSDRWRPWVLPLGSGLHLTLVVNAVRATVESQPGDWLALDAAGKIVLLAVSLLHFLSMLYAPGYLALRPERPNRVLCTCMLLALSMMTLVVLSHHLGLMWVAVEATTLVTAPSLYFNHNVRSLEATWKYLLICSVGIALALLGTLFLAYSAFHAGLHPSLAFDDLLRHAPDLSRPWLHAAFVLLLVGYGTKMGLSPMHTWKPDAYGEAPGMIGALMAGGVTSCVFFAVLRVYQIVVAGGEKAFASQTMIFMGLLSMVTAAVFMVRQRDFKRLLAYSSVEHMGILVFGLGIGGSAALYGTLLHVFNNAMTKGVLFLSAGNIHRAYGSKLTDDVRGAMRALPLSGPLFFFGFLASCGSPPFSPFASEFTIVSAAFSSGHYAGAAIFLAALLVVFVGMGATVLSVVLGEPSRPRTEASFPDGFSTGAPIVGLMLFVLWFGISLPPFLTGLLQQAVTSLAPLS encoded by the coding sequence GTGCTCGGTGACCTGATCATCATTCCCGCCGCCGCGGCCGCGCTGGCGGCCTTGACGCCTTCCGACCGCTGGCGGCCCTGGGTGTTGCCGCTCGGCTCCGGGTTGCACCTGACGCTGGTCGTCAACGCCGTGCGGGCGACGGTCGAGTCGCAGCCCGGCGATTGGCTGGCGCTCGATGCGGCCGGGAAGATCGTCTTGCTGGCCGTCAGCCTGCTGCACTTCCTCTCGATGCTCTATGCACCGGGCTATTTGGCGTTGCGGCCCGAGCGGCCGAACCGCGTGCTTTGCACGTGCATGCTGTTGGCGCTGTCGATGATGACGCTGGTCGTCCTTTCTCACCACCTGGGGCTGATGTGGGTGGCGGTCGAAGCGACCACGCTGGTCACCGCCCCCAGCCTCTACTTCAATCACAACGTCCGCTCGCTCGAAGCGACCTGGAAGTATCTGCTGATTTGCTCGGTGGGGATTGCCCTGGCCCTGTTGGGAACGCTGTTTCTGGCCTACTCGGCGTTCCACGCCGGCTTGCACCCCTCGCTGGCGTTCGACGACCTGCTGCGGCACGCGCCCGACCTCTCGCGTCCCTGGCTGCACGCCGCCTTCGTTCTGCTCTTGGTCGGCTACGGCACCAAAATGGGCCTCTCGCCGATGCACACCTGGAAGCCCGACGCCTACGGCGAAGCGCCGGGCATGATCGGGGCCTTGATGGCCGGCGGCGTGACGAGCTGCGTCTTTTTCGCCGTCTTGCGCGTCTATCAGATCGTGGTGGCGGGCGGCGAGAAGGCGTTCGCCTCGCAAACCATGATCTTCATGGGCCTCTTGTCGATGGTCACCGCCGCCGTGTTCATGGTGCGGCAGCGCGACTTCAAACGCTTGCTGGCCTACTCCAGCGTGGAGCACATGGGCATCCTGGTGTTCGGGCTCGGCATCGGTGGCAGCGCCGCCTTATATGGCACGCTGCTGCACGTGTTCAACAACGCCATGACCAAGGGCGTCTTGTTCCTTTCGGCCGGCAACATCCATCGGGCCTACGGCAGCAAGCTGACCGACGACGTGCGGGGGGCGATGCGGGCCCTGCCGCTTTCCGGGCCGCTGTTCTTTTTTGGCTTCCTGGCGAGCTGCGGCTCGCCGCCCTTCAGCCCCTTCGCCAGCGAGTTCACCATCGTCAGCGCGGCCTTTTCGAGCGGCCACTACGCCGGAGCGGCGATCTTCCTGGCGGCGTTGCTGGTGGTCTTTGTGGGCATGGGGGCGACGGTGCTTAGCGTGGTGTTGGGCGAACCCTCGCGCCCCCGCACGGAGGCCTCGTTTCCCGACGGTTTTTCTACCGGCGCGCCGATCGTGGGGCTGATGCTGTTCGTCCTCTGGTTCGGCATCAGCCTGCCGCCGTTCTTGACGGGTCTCTTGCAACAGGCCGTCACGTCGCTGGCGCCATTAAGCTGA
- a CDS encoding NADH-quinone oxidoreductase subunit H: protein MRPIEVFVHVVMVLALPPLLRGVIIRTKAWFAGRVGPPLLQPYYDLIKLVQKGSVFSTTTTLVFRIGPVVSLAAALVAALLIPFGPENSPVSFRGDAILFVYLFALSRFFLSLAALDTGSSFEGMGTTRELTFACLAEPALFFGLLVTARLSHSLRLSNMLGDAILVEWQHGGASLVLVLVSWFIVLLAENSRIPFDDPNTHLELTMIHEVMVLDHSGPALGMILYGASIKLFLFCAMIVQILLPFHTGIPPFDWLLFIAEVLLTAGLIGVIESTMARLRMTEIPRLLVTACVLSGLGIVLVPS, encoded by the coding sequence GTGCGTCCGATCGAGGTCTTCGTTCACGTCGTCATGGTCTTGGCGTTGCCGCCGCTGTTGCGCGGGGTGATCATCAGGACCAAGGCGTGGTTTGCAGGCCGCGTGGGACCGCCGCTGCTGCAACCGTACTACGATCTGATCAAGCTGGTGCAAAAAGGCTCGGTCTTCAGCACCACGACCACGCTGGTCTTTCGCATCGGCCCCGTGGTGAGCCTGGCGGCGGCGCTGGTGGCGGCGCTGTTGATACCCTTTGGACCGGAAAACTCGCCCGTGTCATTCCGGGGCGACGCCATCCTATTTGTCTATCTGTTTGCGCTCTCCCGGTTTTTCCTCTCGCTCGCCGCGCTCGACACCGGCTCGTCGTTCGAGGGCATGGGCACCACGCGCGAGCTCACCTTCGCCTGCCTGGCCGAGCCGGCGCTCTTCTTCGGACTGTTGGTGACGGCCCGCCTGTCGCATTCGCTGCGGCTGTCGAACATGCTCGGCGACGCCATTCTCGTCGAGTGGCAGCACGGCGGGGCCTCGCTGGTGCTGGTGCTGGTGAGCTGGTTCATCGTACTCTTGGCCGAAAACTCGCGCATCCCGTTTGACGATCCCAACACGCACCTGGAGCTGACCATGATCCATGAGGTCATGGTGCTCGACCACAGCGGCCCCGCGCTGGGCATGATCCTCTACGGCGCGTCGATCAAGCTGTTCCTGTTCTGTGCCATGATCGTGCAGATCTTGCTGCCGTTTCACACGGGCATTCCCCCGTTCGACTGGCTGTTGTTCATCGCCGAGGTGTTGTTGACGGCCGGCCTGATCGGCGTGATCGAATCGACGATGGCCCGTTTGCGCATGACCGAGATCCCTCGGTTGCTGGTTACCGCCTGCGTGCTGTCGGGTTTGGGCATCGTGCTTGTACCGAGTTGA